From the Pyrenophora tritici-repentis strain M4 chromosome 5, whole genome shotgun sequence genome, the window TGCATTTTCTGTTTTCACTCTACCCTTTCTAGCTGATTGAAAAGttctttctcttcttcttcccctTGCTACATATCACGGGCTGAGATCTCCCCAATCCTATCTTTCTTGCGCACTGATGCGTGGAGAAAAAGTTCCTTCTTTTTCTCTTTGCTTGAAATCCCATGGTAGCTTTGGGGGGCATATCATATGCCATAGTTTGCGAACAAAATACTTTTTTCCTTCACCATCAGCAGGCTACCCTAACCTATGCCGTGTCTATTCGTTTCCGTGATGTGTCATGTGTGCTTCTAATGCGACCCACAGCTACCAACACAACCACAGACAGAATGTTCAACCTCGAACTACAGCATAGTAGATGAATAGTGCATATGTCATTTAATCTGCTACCCCACATGCCTATCCAACCCAATCAATCTCCTTCTCACTCTGCCAGAAACTGCCCGTCTTCCCGTGGATATCCTGAATCGCCAACAAAACCGGCGTCTGAGCACCCTCATCCACAGTCTTAACCCCATTCCCCTTTGTCATATCCGTATTGACATAACCGGGACAACATGCATTAATCAATACCCCACTGCCCGCTTCCTTCTGTTGCCTCGCGAGCGCCTTTGTCCCACCAATCAGCCCTGCCTTACTGACGGCGTATGCTGCACTGGGAAACCctgcctccttctccttgccTGCCTCTACTGCCGCCGCAAAGTCTTTCATGATGGCTGTAACATCGTCTTCGGTTTTTGAGGCCAGGAACCGGTTACGGATTTCTTCCGAGTATTTGTTGAGTTTGCCGGCCATGCTGGCTACGTTTACGATGCGGCCGGTGGGTTTGAGGAGGGGGATAAAGGTCCGGCTTGCTTCGAGGGTTTTGTAGTAGTTGCAGTCGAGTGTGGTTTTGACCACGTTGGCATCTATTCATGTTAGCCAATTGCTTTTTCTTTGTATAGGGGAAAGTGCAGATAGACTCACCGAAGCCTTCCATGGCAATGCCGGCGTTGTTGATGACAAAGTCGATGCCATCGCTATGTGTTTGCTTTAGGTGGTCCGCTAGGTCCTTgatgctgctgctgctcGTGATATCCAACAGGTGGAATCGTATTTCAGAGAGTCCGCCATCAGCCTTCAATGCCTTTGCCTGCTTCAATTGCGCATCTTGCTCTAGACTCTTGACAGCAGCTTCTCCTCTGCCCTGGTCGCGCGCGGTAAGGTATATCAGAAAGGGCCCGTTGTTAAGCGGTGACTTTGGGTATTGAAGCGCGAGTTGGCGGACAATTGCGAGTCCAATACCCTGTATTTGTCAGTCTGGTATATGAGAGAGGGCTCTTCGTTCGGCGCATACCTTGTTTGCGCCGGTGACGACTCCTACACAGTTGTAAGACATGATGTTATTGAGCTTTAGTTGGAGGAAGAATGAAGAGATGAAAGCGGTCTTTGTAGGCAAGATATGCCCCCACTCCTACTACATTTATAATCATTATAAGGACTATGCTGTACACAGTTAAGAAGGTCCATACGTCACTAATCACCGATTGAGCTTCCCCTCGGCTGATGCCCGCGCTATACCCCATGACGTTAACActgccgcagctggtggCAGGAGCCTGGATTATCTTGAAATGCCGACGTTTTTCCAGGAGATTGTCCTTGTGCCCACCTGGGCATGTTCAATTACCTGGCGCAACCTCGGCGTTCTCGATCCCAATCTATCTAATGCGCGTGTGTCTCTCCGCCAGAGACAACAACTTCATTTACAGACCGCGGAAAACATGCAAGGCAACACGCTCGTCGAATGCACTGTTTGGCTGGTAAGAGGGCGTGGGTATACCACATCGTTTCATGTTTCATGTTTCAAGCTCGGCACAGCTTCTCGTTGTGTGGCTCAATCGGCTCACCGTCCCAGGCGCTCCAGATCAGTGGCGTCTGCGGTCAATGGTATCTGGATCGAGTAATCCTACATTACCGCACCAACTAACAAACAGCGGCGTAGCCACGTCGAAGTTGATGGCATTCGAGATTCCTTGATGCGAGCTGTTCATGCGCCCTCCTCATCTGAACGACATGTTCCTCACCGTTGTGACTCGCATATCCAAGTTTGACCCTAGAAGAGCAATGTGCAGAGCAGCCTCGTTTGAGAAATCCCTTTTAGCCAGCGACGTTCGGCTCCACACCGGCACTGTATATCACCCGCCCACGCGTCCGCAACGCCGTTCATTTGGAGCTATCAAACAAAATATCTGGTATTATATACCTTGCACGATTCCATTTGCTCGCTTGAGTGCTCTTTTTCCGTCGGCACCGGAACTCATATGCACCCCAGACCCCCGCGGCTTAGTTCTGCATGCAGCGCCCACGGACTACGGCAATAATCCCTGTCTGGTCATCGTCACAGGGCTACTCAGATAAATTGCGACAACGGATGAAAGGACCTTTTGTACACCAGGAAAATGGAAACAGCAAAGACTTCCCCACTGTTCTTATACGAGGCATGATTGTGGAGAAGATTGATTCTGCCTAAAAGACGGCTTGCGTAGCCATAGAAGTTGCTTTATATACGGATCTGTCCGCTACCCATAATTGATCGCCACGCACTCTTCACTCTAAGACCACCACCAAATCAGTTCCTTACCTATCGTATCGTCAACAATATGAAGATCGCAGCAGCCACCGCTCTTTTTGCAGGCCTCGCCGCCGCTAGTCCAGTTGAACTCACTGAGCGCCAGAGCTGCCCCAAGGTCTACATTTTCGCAGCTCGCGAGACCACCGTGCCTCAAAGCAACGGCTACGGAACTACAGCAAACCTCGTAAACTCCGTCAAGTCTGCCTATTCTGGTGCGGGCTCAGAGGCGATTGTATACCCCGCTTGTGGTGGAGGATCAGCCTGTGGAGGCATCAGCTACGACAACTCTGCTTCCCAGGGAACTGCAGCCGTTGTCAAGGCTGTTACCGCCTACAACCAGAAGTGCCCCAGCACACAGATTGTTCTCATCGGTTACTCTCAGGTGAGTTGAGGAACATGAGAAGAAAAAGTGCGTAGCATGCTGACTATACTCAGGGAGGCCAAATCATGGATAATGCCCTCTGCGGTGGTGCAGGCTCAACCCTTACCGGTAATGCCCTTGCTGCCGTTAAGGCGGCAATCTTCATGGGCGACCCTCACAACCGTAATGGACTACCCTACAACGTCGGCACATGCAAGGCCCAAGGCGTAAGTCTACTATGAATACTGTTGATGGTGTTCAAAACTAACCAGCATTGAAGTTTGCCGCCCGTCCCAACGGCTTCACATGCTCACCAGCCAACACCAGCATCATCCAGAGTTACTGCGACTCTCAGGACCCGTATTGCTGCAACGGAAATGACGCCAACCATCACCAGCAGTACGTCATCATCTACGGTAACCAGGCTCTCAGTTTCATCAAGAGCAAGGTCACTGCTTAGACGCGTATTGCACGCGCAAAGAAGACATACAAAATTGATTGACACCCGCGGAAGGTTGTCAAAACACACTTCAATGTAGATATAACTTAAATCAATATGTATATGTCAATACTGCCTTCATGCATAGATTTTTCTATTTGGTTGACTGGCCAAAGTCTTGTACATGGCTTTTGCCAACAAAATCTTggagcaaatgctattcGAATCTAGCGACTGATGCACCAATACAACTCCAACAACCCTCATAAACGCCATACAAACATGCATAATACCCCACTCATTATCATCATCCATCTAGCAGCCCGTCACTTACAATTTGGCCTTTGGCCACTGATCCATCAAATCGGCCATTTCAAACCTCGGCCAGTCTGGGTTAAGGCTCGGTGCGGGCCTCTCGCGGTCCCAGGCCCACTTCTCCTTTAGTTCCGGCTCTAGATCGTCTTCCAACATTTGAATGACGTACTTTCCGAGTACGGGGAAGAACTTGTAGCCGTGGAAGGATCCACATGTTGCGACGTATAGGCCCTTGGCGCCGGCATGAGGCGAGATGATGAAGTCGGAAGAAGTGGTGAAAGCGTCCCTGTGATACGTTAGAAATGTGAAAaaaagtatagactctaaGTAGTACTAACCAGCAAATCCGGTGCTTGTCCATCTTCCAGTTCGCGCCCTTCTTGCCGTAGAAGACGTCATTCGCATGGGCAATGTCTAGCTTCAATGGGCTTGGAACATCCCATTGGTTGTAGTCCTTGCCTGATGGCGGTGCGGAGACGAATCGACCAGGAAGTACTTCGTGAGTGTTCTTGAAGATCTTCTCGCCCCACCACTTGAGCTCGCGGTCTTTGGTAGGTGGCAGACTGCCGATAAACGGTCCGTAGGCGGCGGTATAGCCTTGGACACCAACGGGCATGTCCTTGAAGCGTTCGTACGACTTTTCGTCCAGAGTGGTCATGCCGGTCGTGATACCACCAGCAACAATTCTCGATCCAGAACGGAGCTCTTTGTTGCCACTTTTCTGGGCGGCCTGCTCGAGAAGTTTTGCCGTATAGGCGCCGGTTGATAGGACGACATGTGTGGCGGAGATGGTGTTTCCTTGCTCGGTGTTGACACCTGTGCATCGACCGGTGTTGTCGAATGCTAGACTTTCAACTTTTTCCGTGATGTACTTGACGCCGTTGTCGATCGACCACTTGGTCACTGCTCTTAGTGCATCACCAGCCTGTGCCCACCCACTCGTCTTGTTGACCAGTACACTCTTTGCTCCGTCATAGTTTGCATCTTCAAACAGTCCGCCAAACAActtctttgcctcctcaATAGTTACAGACTGTAGGTCTGCCTCCCTTCCGAGCTTCTTGTAGTTGTCGATGACCTCTTGTGCGTAATCTGAGCGGCAGACCCAGAAAATGCCCGTTTCATGAAAGTATGGTTTCCATAGTGGGTCCTCCTTGAAGACATCTTGTGCTTCAAGAGCAAGTCTGCAATAGATGACATCGTCGTAATCTGCGCGCACGACCTTGTTCCAATCCCAAGAAGCTGCCACGCGGTTGTCGGCGTCCCATGCATCCTGGTCGACAATAGTTACTTGTCGATCGGGGTACTTCTTGATAAGATGGTAAGCAGTCGAAACCCCGAAGACGCCAGCGCCAACGACAAGATATGAGGGTTTGCTCGATGCCATGTTGTTCAAAATCCAAGTCTTGTCGTCGCAAAGCATAAAGTGGGATAGATTTGATGTGATGATAAAAACTCAATGGCGCTCTACACCGTATTTATACCACGACATACTACAGCTTCAATCGAATATCCCAATGCGGCCTGCATGATAAGTGGACCCTTCTCGGCCTCGTCGTGGTTGCGGTAAACTAGGGGCGGGGCATCCGTGGAGGTTGTTTCCTCATCAAGCAAAGCTTTGCGACGGCCAAACTTCATCGCCTTTCCGACTCTTTCTCCGCCGGCTACTATGGCTCTAATTGGATATGACGTGTAATGTATCGACTGCATATCTACTGATACGGCTGTTTGAAATGTTGCGCATCGTCACCGACGGTTCCGAGTGCTGGTGCGTTTCGCCGCATGTAAGCGGTGGCGTGCTAGCCCAAGCGGGCCATGCGGCGCGATGGCGGGCAGTGAATGGCAACGTAGTATTACATACTCATATGGGTTTCTTACACTTGTTTGGTGTTCCAATTATCTACTATGATTGAGATAGGACAAGTGCATGCCTGGGTAACGACTACACTCGCGATGTTCACTCCATGCCATGATCCGAGTCTTTCTGGCATCTCTTGGTGACACATGGCTCTTGCAGCTTATTTGTATCATAGATATACATGTAAATGGCAATGCCCGTCGAGCCTGAGTTTTTTACGAAGTCTGTGGGCGAATGCCGGAACAGTCAACGCACTACCAAGGCACTGGATATGCCCCGTGCCAGATAGAGGATCTGACACGAGAAATTACTCGCAGAATACAAGACTTCATGCGCAGCTACATACGCGCGGCTCGGTCCGGACTCACGGATAGCTAGCGAACACCTGTATAGCTTGGAAaacttgacatactagtgtgCAAAGGTCATTGTAGGCGCCAGCCTTACACCAACTTTGACACTTCGGCAACCTATGAGAAGCCGTTGTTACAAACGACACTCATCCACAGTAATGCAAAGACTCTCTAAAAGTCCTCCAGATGATTGGTGGAGATGTTCAGATCAGTTTCAAGTCTCGGGAGCCAATTGTGGGCTTGCTTGAATCGGTAGAAACCATCACCTTTAGAGAAGGTACCAGCAACCAAGCGGCTATGGATAGTTGCTGTAGATATTCTATACAGAATTACATGAAATTAAATTGATAGTGACACCAGTCCAGCTGCAACAAGGTACTATACACAAGTCCGCCATGTAGTTGGACTACTTTTCCTGTCCATCTTCGACAGACCCACCACCTCAGTGGCCGCAACCGCCAGCCCCATCCGCAAACATACAAGGTCCATAAGCACACCGAACCTCTCCCTTACGATTACCGACGTAACACTTGCGATACCCCGCCCAGTTTACCGATGGTTTCTTAACATCCCGCCAGATATTGAATGGACCGCTTGGCACGTAACGGCACTAAAAGTAACAGAATTAAGTTAGAGGACATTAAGTCTAGAGGCGGAGTAACCATCTTATGCAACATGTGTTCAAGCCTGCGTCTTCACACTCTTTGTTTCCTCTTGTTCCGTCAGCGTTGCACCATACGGCATATGGGTTGGTGTTTGGGGCTTGGGGTCCAGCTGAAGTAATCGTTGCTGCGAGGAGAGTGAGGGTGATGGTGAGGAGCTTCATGCTGGCGTTGAGAAGGATTCGGGAATTAAATTAGATGGATGTGAGCTTTGGAGCTTGTGTGCTCGTGAGCGAGGCTTCATAATAAAATGTTGTCCCTTCGCTCCGACTCTTCGTACCAGCCATTTGTGCTTCAACGGCTCTACTTTCTCTACGCAAAGACGCCTTGACGCTGTCC encodes:
- a CDS encoding FabG, Dehydrogenase with different specificities (related to short-chain alcohol dehydrogenase), with translation MSYNCVGVVTGANKGIGLAIVRQLALQYPKSPLNNGPFLIYLTARDQGRGEAAVKSLEQDAQLKQAKALKADGGLSEIRFHLLDITSSSSIKDLADHLKQTHSDGIDFVINNAGIAMEGFDANVVKTTLDCNYYKTLEASRTFIPLLKPTGRIVNVASMAGKLNKYSEEIRNRFLASKTEDDVTAIMKDFAAAVEAGKEKEAGFPSAAYAVSKAGLIGGTKALARQQKEAGSGVLINACCPGYVNTDMTKGNGVKTVDEGAQTPVLLAIQDIHGKTGSFWQSEKEIDWVG
- a CDS encoding Cutinase multi-domain protein; translated protein: MKIAAATALFAGLAAASPVELTERQSCPKVYIFAARETTVPQSNGYGTTANLVNSVKSAYSGAGSEAIVYPACGGGSACGGISYDNSASQGTAAVVKAVTAYNQKCPSTQIVLIGYSQGGQIMDNALCGGAGSTLTGNALAAVKAAIFMGDPHNRNGLPYNVGTCKAQGFAARPNGFTCSPANTSIIQSYCDSQDPYCCNGNDANHHQQYVIIYGNQALSFIKSKVTA
- a CDS encoding sarcosine oxidase: MASSKPSYLVVGAGVFGVSTAYHLIKKYPDRQVTIVDQDAWDADNRVAASWDWNKVVRADYDDVIYCRLALEAQDVFKEDPLWKPYFHETGIFWVCRSDYAQEVIDNYKKLGREADLQSVTIEEAKKLFGGLFEDANYDGAKSVLVNKTSGWAQAGDALRAVTKWSIDNGVKYITEKVESLAFDNTGRCTGVNTEQGNTISATHVVLSTGAYTAKLLEQAAQKSGNKELRSGSRIVAGGITTGMTTLDEKSYERFKDMPVGVQGYTAAYGPFIGSLPPTKDRELKWWGEKIFKNTHEVLPGRFVSAPPSGKDYNQWDVPSPLKLDIAHANDVFYGKKGANWKMDKHRICWDAFTTSSDFIISPHAGAKGLYVATCGSFHGYKFFPVLGKYVIQMLEDDLEPELKEKWAWDRERPAPSLNPDWPRFEMADLMDQWPKAKL